TCACAGCCGGCGGCACGACTCACCTCGCCTCGGAGGCCGTGGTGCTGCTGAACAATGTCGGAGCGGCTCCACTGGTCCAGTCGGTCGGTGGCGGGCATCTTCCGTTCTGGTCGATGTATCCGCAGGCACTGTCCGTACGCACCCCGTCGCCGTCGCCGTGTCGGCATCTTGTCAGCCATCAGAGCCGCGCGCTCTCGTTGAAGACGCTCGACGCCCACACCCTGATGGTGACGGGCGGCTGGCGCGGGGTACGCGACGAGGCCGACGGCAGCGGTCGAACCGTCGAGTCCGCGGTCCGCGGCAACCTGGCCGCTGCCGTGGCCGCCTACCCATCGCTCGCCGATGCCGAGCTGCTCACCTGGCAGGCCGACCGGGCCGAGACGTACAGCGCCGATGATCTGCCGGTTGTCGACACGGTGGCGCCTTATCGGAACCTGTTCGTCGGTGCCGGGTTCTCGGGACACGGGTTCGCGATCGCCCCAGCGGTGTCGTTGTTGCTCTCCCGCTGGCTCCTCACCGGGGTTCGCCCGGACGAGCTGGCCCCTCTCGGCTATCACCGCTTCACCCCGGCTGTCTCCAGGAGCGCCTCATGATTCCCGTCGACGAGGTTGGCAGCCTCGACACCTTGCTCTTCGCCGTCGCCGTGCTCGGCGTGCTCATTCTCGTGGGCGTCCTGCTTCGCCTGGCGGCCTCGTGGCTGCGACGGCTGGTGCTCCCCGCGGCACTGATCGGC
The sequence above is drawn from the Nocardioides albertanoniae genome and encodes:
- a CDS encoding NAD(P)/FAD-dependent oxidoreductase; its protein translation is MSYRFIIAGAGVYGSATAWHLARSGADVLVLEAGEVASGASGGTGKRGVRGSRRAPAELPALRLAYELWPALADELDADTGYHRIGSLNLFEEDEVGMRGGEDALRAWAWRQRRLGVPTEALDAAGVRELEPEVADSISGALWSPFDGVADHTATTRAYAAAAARHGAVVTEHSPVAELLTDGDRTIGVVTAGGTTHLASEAVVLLNNVGAAPLVQSVGGGHLPFWSMYPQALSVRTPSPSPCRHLVSHQSRALSLKTLDAHTLMVTGGWRGVRDEADGSGRTVESAVRGNLAAAVAAYPSLADAELLTWQADRAETYSADDLPVVDTVAPYRNLFVGAGFSGHGFAIAPAVSLLLSRWLLTGVRPDELAPLGYHRFTPAVSRSAS